One genomic segment of Pedobacter endophyticus includes these proteins:
- a CDS encoding SusC/RagA family TonB-linked outer membrane protein, with translation MTHFTNLKMDWCTRRLKFIFIMLLTLPMLALAQTKKITGTVKDASGQGIPGVTILIEGGGAKTQTDSDGKFAISAKPGDVLVTKYISYADARTTVDERSNYNLTIKEEANDLNDVVVVGYGTQKRVNLTGSVSTVSADKITNRPITNMATALAGTAAGVSVTQGRGNPGDESVAIRIRGVGSFNNSDPLVLVDGIIADMTSLNTDDIENVSILKDAASAAIYGSRAANGVILVTTKKGRKNESPKITFNSLFAREQAVTDLKFMANTADWMELHNIAKQNANPTSTSPDYSPEIIADWRAANTNPNGTFVHPTTGQTIPNSLAFPNTDWAQVLFQPEYYQRHGLSVSGGGKNSTYLMSLGYQNNPGTLKNTGLERYNIRVNLETKIADFITFGTQTYATREFKEPGSTSMTYLLQAFPGQTPIYQGKYGAGEAEGTSNANNILQSAAATGGMNNKTNINTTWYLNAEIWKGLSAETRFNYNESSRANTNYAQDLPLYSFRESFDVPKVGIGNLNQATTSRYSEGTSNYTANFLLRYANKFGKHDVSGLAGYEQYRTKNSGFRLAVRGLLDWTVTDINSASTFENFGTDQNKIDDALSENAILSYFGRVNYAYDSKYLFEANFRSDASSKFAPGHRGNLFPSFSAGWIISNEPFFNSTKKHVNYLKIKASYGNLGNNIKGNYDWLTLYKKVNNVFNEQVSNGVIQATFQNLNLSWEKLTTYNFGFESKFLNNRLSLEAEAYYRYTSDILAGAVVYQTLGSTKAPLINKASMSNKGIDLNLGWNDRAGEFSYGINVNLNYNTNKVTKLEGALKYERDPSTLDVFGNPTLRYTNLADVSTPGGAKTDDQNTRRVEGKMFDEYFLRRPYSGAGSYTNADGSVNPNGGPKDGMIRTKADLDWVKSMIAAGYSFNNNTVGSGAANIWYGQMIMADVNGDGKYGNDDDREFTGKSQAPKFSFGLNLTAAWKGIDLNMLWAGRLGSYFYINDRGANSSILANTADQLPGDAWSKYYFYDAVKAHTDANYDPATDPNAKINAKYPRLLSSPSITPANTLYLSNASYAKLKSLQIGYTLPKRWVNRAKIANLRVFVTGENLITIKDKDFQGVDPELGGGIIIYPIAQLYSAGITLTF, from the coding sequence CTAGCGCAAACAAAAAAAATTACGGGAACAGTTAAAGATGCCAGCGGCCAAGGCATTCCTGGAGTAACCATATTAATTGAGGGTGGTGGCGCTAAAACTCAAACCGATAGTGATGGAAAGTTTGCCATTTCAGCCAAACCGGGCGACGTATTGGTAACGAAATACATCTCGTATGCCGATGCTCGAACAACGGTAGACGAGAGATCCAATTACAACCTAACTATTAAGGAAGAAGCAAATGACTTAAACGATGTGGTTGTGGTTGGTTACGGTACACAAAAGAGGGTAAACCTAACCGGATCCGTTTCTACCGTTAGCGCAGATAAAATTACCAATCGTCCAATAACCAACATGGCAACTGCCCTAGCTGGAACAGCGGCGGGTGTAAGCGTAACCCAGGGAAGGGGAAATCCAGGAGATGAGAGCGTGGCCATTAGGATACGTGGTGTAGGTTCTTTCAACAACAGTGATCCCTTGGTGTTAGTCGACGGTATCATTGCCGATATGACATCCTTAAATACTGACGACATAGAAAATGTGTCAATCTTAAAAGATGCAGCTTCTGCCGCTATTTACGGATCAAGAGCAGCAAACGGTGTAATTTTGGTAACAACCAAAAAAGGAAGAAAAAATGAATCGCCCAAAATAACCTTTAATAGTTTATTTGCACGCGAACAAGCCGTTACCGATCTTAAATTCATGGCAAACACCGCCGATTGGATGGAATTACACAACATCGCAAAACAAAATGCTAATCCAACTAGCACTTCGCCAGACTATTCGCCGGAGATCATCGCTGATTGGCGTGCTGCAAATACCAATCCGAACGGAACTTTCGTTCACCCCACAACAGGCCAAACGATTCCGAATTCGCTGGCATTTCCAAATACAGACTGGGCGCAAGTCCTTTTCCAGCCAGAATATTATCAGCGCCATGGATTATCAGTTAGTGGGGGTGGAAAAAACTCTACATATCTCATGTCGCTAGGTTATCAAAACAATCCGGGCACATTAAAAAACACAGGGCTTGAACGTTACAACATTCGAGTAAACTTGGAAACAAAAATCGCTGACTTTATCACTTTTGGTACGCAAACTTACGCCACCAGAGAGTTTAAAGAACCTGGCAGTACATCTATGACTTATCTCCTGCAGGCATTTCCAGGTCAAACACCTATCTATCAGGGAAAATATGGTGCGGGCGAAGCTGAAGGTACATCTAATGCAAATAACATCTTACAAAGTGCTGCAGCTACGGGCGGCATGAATAATAAAACAAATATTAACACTACTTGGTACCTGAATGCTGAAATTTGGAAAGGACTTAGTGCAGAAACGAGGTTTAACTATAACGAGTCGTCACGAGCAAATACAAACTACGCTCAAGATTTGCCGCTGTATAGTTTCCGAGAAAGCTTCGATGTACCCAAAGTAGGAATAGGAAATCTGAATCAGGCTACGACTTCGCGTTATTCGGAAGGGACTAGCAACTACACTGCTAATTTTCTATTGCGCTATGCAAACAAATTTGGCAAACATGATGTAAGCGGTTTAGCCGGCTACGAACAATATCGAACCAAGAACAGCGGATTTCGCCTTGCTGTGCGGGGCCTGCTAGATTGGACAGTAACAGACATCAATTCTGCATCGACATTTGAGAACTTTGGAACAGATCAAAATAAGATTGATGACGCATTATCAGAAAACGCTATTTTGTCCTATTTTGGTCGTGTAAATTATGCTTATGATAGCAAATACCTATTTGAGGCGAACTTCCGTTCCGATGCCTCTTCTAAATTTGCGCCAGGCCATCGGGGTAACCTTTTCCCTTCGTTTTCGGCTGGCTGGATAATAAGCAATGAGCCATTTTTTAATTCAACTAAAAAGCACGTTAACTATCTTAAAATCAAGGCATCTTACGGTAACTTAGGAAACAATATAAAAGGTAACTACGACTGGTTAACCTTATATAAAAAGGTAAATAACGTGTTTAATGAGCAGGTATCAAATGGCGTAATCCAGGCAACTTTTCAAAACCTGAACCTATCATGGGAAAAACTGACCACATATAATTTTGGATTTGAATCAAAGTTCTTAAATAATCGGTTAAGCCTTGAGGCAGAAGCCTATTATCGTTATACATCAGATATTTTAGCTGGCGCAGTCGTTTATCAAACGCTGGGTAGCACTAAAGCTCCTTTAATTAATAAAGCTTCCATGAGCAACAAAGGTATTGACCTTAACCTTGGCTGGAATGATCGCGCTGGGGAATTTAGCTACGGGATTAATGTTAACCTGAATTACAATACCAACAAGGTTACCAAGCTGGAGGGAGCGCTTAAATACGAGCGAGATCCTTCAACGCTTGATGTGTTTGGCAACCCTACTTTACGATATACTAATTTGGCAGATGTATCAACGCCGGGCGGAGCAAAAACTGATGATCAAAATACCCGTCGCGTAGAAGGAAAAATGTTTGACGAGTATTTTCTGCGCCGCCCTTATTCCGGAGCTGGGTCTTATACCAATGCCGACGGATCTGTAAACCCTAACGGGGGGCCGAAAGATGGTATGATACGCACCAAAGCTGATTTGGATTGGGTGAAATCCATGATAGCCGCAGGATATTCTTTCAACAATAATACTGTAGGCTCTGGCGCAGCGAACATTTGGTACGGGCAAATGATTATGGCTGATGTGAACGGTGATGGCAAATATGGAAATGATGACGATCGCGAATTTACTGGAAAATCGCAAGCGCCCAAATTCAGTTTTGGTTTAAACTTAACTGCCGCTTGGAAAGGCATTGATTTAAATATGCTGTGGGCAGGTAGATTAGGGTCATACTTTTATATCAATGATAGGGGTGCCAATAGCTCTATTTTAGCTAACACTGCGGATCAGCTACCGGGAGATGCATGGAGTAAATACTATTTTTACGATGCTGTTAAAGCCCATACCGATGCTAACTACGACCCAGCAACAGACCCTAATGCAAAAATTAATGCAAAGTATCCTCGCTTGCTTTCTTCTCCGTCGATAACTCCAGCAAATACGCTTTATCTGAGCAACGCATCATACGCGAAATTAAAGTCTTTACAAATTGGGTATACCCTACCAAAACGTTGGGTAAATCGTGCTAAGATTGCCAATTTACGGGTATTTGTGACTGGTGAAAACCTGATCACAATTAAGGATAAAGACTTTCAAGGAGTTGATCCTGAATTGGGTGGTGGTATCATCATTTACCCTATTGCACAGCTATATTCAGCAGGCATAACACTTACTTTCTAG